The Exiguobacterium acetylicum genome includes a window with the following:
- a CDS encoding cytochrome d ubiquinol oxidase subunit II — MDVQTLGITVLWTFLYGYLIVASIDFGAGFYAFYSKYTKRDHLTNRLILRYLSPVWEVTNVFFVFFFVGLVGFFPDTAYYFGTALLVPASIVLVLIAIRGSFYAFANYGSNDSMFYTFLYGATGLLIPAAMSTTLTISQGGFIRKTNETVEFLGTKLFSNFYSWSVVALAIVSVLYISAMFLLFYADKAKDEGATPLIRKWALFWSGPTILVCALVFFGLKNQAAWHYENILNGNWWWFAASFIFFLIAVTLVYMKKNYGIAFVAVMLQYGVAWFGYGYTHLPYILYPYIDINKAVVNETMASALVVVFIFGLLLLIPALYLILRLFLFDNDYVRGKSSK; from the coding sequence TTGGACGTTCAAACACTAGGAATTACGGTCCTTTGGACTTTCCTGTACGGATATCTCATCGTTGCCTCAATTGACTTCGGTGCTGGATTTTACGCCTTTTATTCAAAATATACGAAGCGGGATCATTTGACGAATCGTTTGATTCTTCGTTATCTCTCACCAGTGTGGGAGGTAACGAACGTCTTCTTCGTATTCTTCTTCGTCGGACTAGTCGGGTTCTTCCCGGATACCGCGTACTATTTCGGTACGGCACTACTTGTGCCAGCCTCAATCGTTCTCGTATTGATTGCGATTCGTGGTAGTTTCTATGCATTCGCTAACTATGGATCAAACGACAGTATGTTCTATACGTTCCTGTATGGAGCAACTGGTCTATTGATTCCGGCAGCGATGTCAACAACATTGACGATTAGTCAAGGTGGGTTCATTCGCAAAACGAATGAAACGGTCGAATTTTTAGGAACAAAACTATTTTCGAACTTTTACTCTTGGTCGGTCGTAGCGCTTGCTATCGTATCGGTCCTTTACATCAGTGCGATGTTCCTCTTGTTCTATGCAGATAAAGCGAAGGATGAAGGGGCTACGCCACTGATTCGTAAATGGGCGCTCTTCTGGAGTGGACCAACGATTCTTGTCTGTGCACTCGTCTTTTTCGGATTGAAAAATCAAGCGGCATGGCACTATGAAAATATTTTAAACGGCAACTGGTGGTGGTTCGCTGCTAGTTTCATCTTCTTCCTCATTGCCGTAACACTTGTCTACATGAAGAAGAATTACGGAATTGCCTTCGTTGCGGTCATGCTACAGTATGGCGTGGCATGGTTCGGTTACGGTTATACGCACTTACCGTACATCTTGTATCCATATATCGATATCAACAAAGCGGTTGTTAACGAAACGATGGCTTCTGCACTCGTCGTCGTCTTCATCTTCGGACTCTTACTCTTGATTCCGGCGTTGTACTTGATTTTACGACTCTTCTTGTTCGATAACGATTATGTACGTGGAAAATCCTCAAAATAA
- a CDS encoding cytochrome ubiquinol oxidase subunit I gives MFNDPVVLSRLLTGLTLAFHIIFATIGVGVPLMVLAAEFIGLKRKDPDYILLARRWTRGYVVTVAVGVVTGTAIGLQLSLLWPSLMQVAGQTIALPLFMETFAFFFEAIFLGIYLYTWDRFKNPWLHWLIGIPVVIGATASAFFITTVNSFMNSPEGFKIVNGTLTQIEPLKAMFNTATPTKATHVIVSAYLTVAFILAAIAAFHLLRKKTLSAAETAYHKKALRLTVMAGLIFAFSTALVGDFSGKYLAKYQPEKLAAAEWHFETTSEAELIFGGILDQQEDGSYEIKGAVKIPYALSILAGGAPDTEVIGLNEFAKEDQAPLIVHYFFDIMVSIGMYLAAISALFILAFRLKKLNPYNKWILRGIFIGGPLAMISIEAGWMYAEIGRQPWTLYGIMRTADAATTSTAVGPMLILFSALYLMLGTICTVVLLRMFKKNPVGKELQELAENHHARGEAMFVDDNK, from the coding sequence ATGTTCAATGATCCCGTAGTGCTCAGTCGATTGTTGACAGGGCTCACATTAGCGTTTCACATTATATTCGCGACGATTGGCGTCGGGGTACCACTCATGGTACTTGCAGCTGAATTCATCGGTCTGAAACGAAAAGATCCGGATTATATCTTATTAGCAAGACGGTGGACACGTGGATACGTCGTCACCGTAGCAGTCGGTGTCGTAACAGGGACGGCAATCGGGTTGCAATTATCACTACTTTGGCCGTCACTCATGCAAGTGGCAGGTCAAACGATCGCACTACCACTGTTCATGGAAACATTCGCATTCTTCTTTGAAGCGATTTTCCTCGGTATTTACCTGTACACATGGGATCGATTCAAAAACCCATGGTTACACTGGTTGATTGGGATTCCAGTCGTCATCGGTGCGACAGCATCAGCGTTCTTCATTACGACGGTCAACTCATTTATGAACTCACCAGAAGGGTTTAAGATCGTCAACGGGACGCTCACACAAATCGAACCGTTAAAAGCAATGTTCAATACGGCAACACCTACGAAAGCAACACACGTCATCGTGTCAGCTTACTTGACAGTCGCCTTCATTTTAGCGGCAATCGCTGCATTCCATCTGCTTCGGAAAAAAACACTCTCAGCAGCGGAAACGGCGTATCATAAAAAAGCACTTCGTTTAACAGTTATGGCTGGATTGATTTTTGCCTTCTCGACTGCACTTGTCGGGGACTTCTCAGGGAAATACTTGGCGAAATATCAGCCAGAGAAACTTGCGGCTGCTGAATGGCATTTTGAAACGACAAGTGAAGCAGAATTGATTTTTGGTGGGATACTTGATCAGCAAGAAGACGGTAGTTATGAAATCAAGGGAGCCGTTAAAATCCCATATGCACTCTCAATTCTTGCAGGTGGAGCACCTGATACAGAAGTCATTGGTTTAAATGAGTTCGCAAAAGAAGATCAGGCACCACTGATCGTTCACTATTTCTTCGATATTATGGTCTCGATTGGTATGTATTTGGCGGCCATCTCTGCCTTGTTCATCTTGGCATTCCGCCTCAAAAAATTGAATCCGTATAATAAGTGGATTCTAAGAGGTATTTTCATCGGTGGACCGCTAGCGATGATTTCAATTGAAGCAGGTTGGATGTATGCTGAGATTGGTCGTCAGCCTTGGACACTTTACGGTATCATGCGGACAGCAGATGCAGCGACGACATCCACTGCTGTTGGTCCGATGTTGATCCTATTCAGTGCCTTGTACTTGATGCTCGGTACGATTTGTACAGTCGTGTTATTGCGGATGTTCAAGAAAAACCCGGTTGGAAAAGAACTTCAAGAACTTGCTGAGAATCACCACGCTCGTGGGGAAGCAATGTTCGTGGATGATAACAAGTAA